GCATATTCTCTATTGCAAGTGCCAATTTTGTATGATGGCCAATAGCTGACTCTGAAATAGCCAAATCCAGCAATTTAACTGCACGAGGATCCTTATCATGATATCTATGGCCATAACCTGGTATTCTCTTTGATTCGCTTTCGTATTTATCTACAATTTCAATAGCTTTTCCAGCTATTTTCCTATTGACATCCGCTTCATCAGTATCTTCAAGATTCAATGATTCTATGGATTCCTGAAAGAGCTCCATAGCTTTTTCAATAGCTCCTGCATGGTTTTTACCAAAGGACAATAATCCACCAGCAACAGCATTATTGATATTTGCTCCTGAAGATGCAATCAATCTTGCAGACTGTGTGCTTGGAGGGGTTACACCATGATCACAGAATGAAACAAGAATATGATTGAATATTTTAGCTTCCCTCTCATCAGGCAATCTTTCTATAAGAAGAAGAAATACCATCTCTGCAAAGCTGAGATTTTCAATCAAATCCTCTTGATTATAACCTCTTGTAGATAAATGATTAGGCTTTACTTCAGTAATCCTGGTTTTAACCCTTTGCTGAGGAAATTTAAAACCATTTTTACCAGGTTTTTGAGTATCTTTCATAATATTCTCCTTAAATAAGCATCTAAAACATCACTAAATAAATATCATCTTTTCTATTATTTAATTGTATTATAGTTAACTCATATAACTAATATTCAAATCTGCAGACTCTTGGCTCTACAAAGCATGCAGGCCTAACTGCCACTATCCTAACTCCACTTGCTCTTTGAGAACCTATATTTACAAAAGATCCGAGGGCCGTTGTCTTTCCACCAAGTCCCAATGGACCAATATCTGTCTTATTTAATTCTTCACTTATGTATTTTTCAACATCAGACTGCACATTTAAGTTTCCATGAGCCATTGCTCTAAGCATCAATGCATTTGCTTCAAAGTGAGTTCTTCCAACTCCAATAGCTGGAATCGAAGGAGTGCAACCTAACATTGCCAATGACTCCTTCAGCCAATTCAATGCCTCATTGAATACAATGCTTGAGTCTCTTTTATGGAAAACCCTATAAGTTTTAGCCCTTATTTCAGGACCTCCACCTTCCAACAGGATGGTAATCTTTATCTTATCATCATCTACACCAATCAGTCTTCCATAAGTGGATTCATCCTTCTCTTCAATTAAAAAGGATGCAGGCTTCATCATATTGGACTCTTTGTATAAACCTTGTGATTGCTCAATACGTTCCATATCATTTCCTTTAACTGCCATTGGCCTTCCAGGAAGATTGTCCAAACCTTGTGCAATGCCAACATTGATATCATTAAAAAATCCTTTAGGAATTTCCCTTTCCTTTCCTATTTCAATCAAGACATGTGGAATTCCTGTATCATCACATAAAGGAAGCTTCTTTTCCTTGGCAACCTTAAAGTTTTCAATCATTTGTTCCAAAGCCCAAACTGCATTCTCATTATTCAGCTCTTTTTCCAATTTTAGAGCATTTTCATAGGCAGCCAATCTGTCTTCACTATATGAACTGCCTGCACTAATAACTGCATTTTGAACTTTTTCAATTAAATCCATATGAATAACCTAGTAAATTCTAAAAAATAATTAATAAGCTAAAAAAAATAATTAAATTAAAAAAATTATAATTTGCTCATAATAGCTTCAGGATAATGTCTTTCAATCAAATCCCTAATTAGAGCTACCTGTTTAGCCCTTTGTCTAGCCTCTTTTTCAGTTGTGTCCCAACTGTGATGCTTTGCAACAGATCCCCCAGTCTTTAAGTACACTGGACTTGCCACCTTAATCATTTCAGGAACTTCATAATGACGAATGAATCCTCCTGTAGACTTAGGATTTTCTGTATGAATATCAATAGGAATATCAATTGCATCTCTCAATGATGCCAACATTGGAATCTGAAGGTCTCTTACTGGATTTAAGGAATTCAAGCCAATTGATTCAAATAGTTTAGCAGCTGCTGGATTGGAACATCCTGCATGAGCAGACAATTTGAATAATAGATCCTTTGGCAAGTCTCCTGCATCTCTCATTTTGGAAAGTGCAAATAACAATCCTTCATCGTATAATAGGATTCCTCTAACTCCTAAATCAACTGCTCTTTTAACATCTTCAATAGCATAAACGAGGTTATTGTAACCTCTTAATCTGTATCCTAT
This genomic window from Methanobrevibacter sp. contains:
- a CDS encoding citryl-CoA lyase, which produces MKDTQKPGKNGFKFPQQRVKTRITEVKPNHLSTRGYNQEDLIENLSFAEMVFLLLIERLPDEREAKIFNHILVSFCDHGVTPPSTQSARLIASSGANINNAVAGGLLSFGKNHAGAIEKAMELFQESIESLNLEDTDEADVNRKIAGKAIEIVDKYESESKRIPGYGHRYHDKDPRAVKLLDLAISESAIGHHTKLALAIENMLFERKGICLNVDGVNAGLLSDLDFDSSLGLGIFMIGRLPGLVAHAYEEMEEEEKFRRFCDLEDIVYEGFKNRNINDSLDDENL
- a CDS encoding fumarate hydratase, producing the protein MDLIEKVQNAVISAGSSYSEDRLAAYENALKLEKELNNENAVWALEQMIENFKVAKEKKLPLCDDTGIPHVLIEIGKEREIPKGFFNDINVGIAQGLDNLPGRPMAVKGNDMERIEQSQGLYKESNMMKPASFLIEEKDESTYGRLIGVDDDKIKITILLEGGGPEIRAKTYRVFHKRDSSIVFNEALNWLKESLAMLGCTPSIPAIGVGRTHFEANALMLRAMAHGNLNVQSDVEKYISEELNKTDIGPLGLGGKTTALGSFVNIGSQRASGVRIVAVRPACFVEPRVCRFEY
- a CDS encoding peptidase, with amino-acid sequence MDETKKSLEKLGINELHDDYISTKRFEDGGQYRFEVPGIQGPSALESLLNACNDYNLTIHRATQTKGIMFLLDDEISAMVDLAREANIQLFLAVGPRAPYDTSATVQTEEGKRIGYRLRGYNNLVYAIEDVKRAVDLGVRGILLYDEGLLFALSKMRDAGDLPKDLLFKLSAHAGCSNPAAAKLFESIGLNSLNPVRDLQIPMLASLRDAIDIPIDIHTENPKSTGGFIRHYEVPEMIKVASPVYLKTGGSVAKHHSWDTTEKEARQRAKQVALIRDLIERHYPEAIMSKL